The nucleotide sequence GCTTTTCAAGGTAGCGCTGCAGGGCTTCCAGGGCTTTGCTGCCCACCGGAACGATACGCTCCTTGCCGCCCTTTCCCATAACCTTGACGATGCCCAGGTCGAAATCTACACTGTCAAGATTCAGCGAGGTCAATTCGCTTGCCCGTAAACCTGACGAGTACAGCAGCTCCAATATAGCCACATCACGGCAGCCAAGAGTAGTGTGTGCATCAGGAGCATTGAGGAGCTGAAATGTTTCGTCAACTTGAAGAAAAGGTGGAATCTTCCTTCCTACTCTGGGTGACGACACCAGGGCCGCTGGATTGGTTTGCAGCACTCCTTTTTTGGACAAATATGAGAAAAAAGACCGCAGCGTTGAAAGTTTCCTGGCAGCAGAACTTCGGGCATTGTCTCGGTGCAAGGCTGCCAGATAGGTCCTGATGTCAAGATGGCTGATGTCCTGCAACGTATATTTCCGTACCCCGCCTTTTGAAGAAGCACCCCTCGCCTTTATAAAGTTGACAAACTGGTTCAGGTCGCTGGAGTAGTTCCTCAAAGTGTGAGGTGAACAGCTCTTCTCGAGTCGCAGATAGTCCAGAAAGTCCTCAACCGCACGCCGCATTGCTTGTTCCCATATAACTTGTTGAAATTCTGTTTATTAGCACAGTACTCTCATGATAATCAATTGAAAAGTCCAGTAAACTTTTTCTTGACTTTAATTTCTCCGCTGAGGTAAGTTCACGTGTTACATTTCCTTGGACATGCGAGAGATGAAAACAGTGGTTTCTGAGCCATGTCCTTCAGGTCCACAAGCCGCCGCTGCTGTCTGAAAGCACGCTGAAAAAAGAGGGAACTTCCATGAGTAAAGGTGTAGAAAATTTGAGAACTGTAGGTATTATCGCCCACGGTGGCGCAGGGAAAACCACTCTGGCAGAGGCCCTGGTTTACACCGCTGGTGCCAGCAAGAGGCTGGGCAAAGTTGATGACGGCACCTCTTTTCTTGACTTCGAACCAGAAGAAATATCTCGGCAGATCACCATCAGCTCTGCCTTCTGCACATTTGCCTGGCAAAAGAAGGATGTGACTTTGATTGATACCCCCGGCGATTTCAATTTTCTCGCCGACACCTACACCTGCCTCCATGGTGCTGATGGAGCCCTGGTAGTGATCGATGCAATCGACGGCGTCAAAGTACAAACAGAGAAAGTCTGGGAATTCACGGACGAACTCGAACTTCCCCGGGTGGTATTTATCAACAAGATGGATCGGGATCGCGCCGACTTTCAAAAGGTAGTTGCCGAGATCAAAGAGATCTTCGGCAGTCATGCCACTCCCGTGCAGTTGCCCATAGGCTCTGCAGAATCATTCAGCGGAGTAGTTGATCTGCTTGCAGGCAAGGCCTACAAATTTGCCGAGGATGCCAGCGGCAAAATCAGCCAGGTGGACATCCCCACAGAGCTTGCCGACCTTTTCGAATCTCAGCGAGAGGAATTGATCGACCGCATAGCAGAATCCGACGATGAGCTGCTGGAGCGTTACCTGGAGGGTGAAACTCTATCTAGCAAAGAATTGCTGAATGGCCTGCGGCAAGGTTGCCTTTCCAGCACTATTATTCCTATTGCCTGTGGATCAGCGGCCAAAAACATGGGCTCCAGGCTGCTGTTGGATCTCATCGTAGGTTGTCTACCGAACCCTGTAGACCGCGGCGAAGTAAAAGGACGCAATCCAAAAGATGACAGTGAAGAGTCACGAAAACCCGATCCCACAGAGCCCTTCA is from Deltaproteobacteria bacterium and encodes:
- the xerC gene encoding tyrosine recombinase XerC — its product is MRRAVEDFLDYLRLEKSCSPHTLRNYSSDLNQFVNFIKARGASSKGGVRKYTLQDISHLDIRTYLAALHRDNARSSAARKLSTLRSFFSYLSKKGVLQTNPAALVSSPRVGRKIPPFLQVDETFQLLNAPDAHTTLGCRDVAILELLYSSGLRASELTSLNLDSVDFDLGIVKVMGKGGKERIVPVGSKALEALQRYLEKRHELCVAGEEQLALFLNYRGGRLTARSVARMLKKYLIEGRLARAVSPHGLRHSFATHLLDAGADLRAVQEMLGHASLSTTQRYTHLSVDKLMAVYDKAHPRSGKPSAGVDVEQNKEK